The following are from one region of the Mycolicibacterium diernhoferi genome:
- a CDS encoding NAD-dependent epimerase/dehydratase family protein — protein sequence MTDTVLVTGAFGLVGSATVRALAAAGHRVVATDLDNEANRAKARALPLGVEARWADLTSPTDVQELIVEVAPAAIVHLAAVIAPAIYRVRALARRVNVDATRTLVDTAAAAPRPPRFVHASSNAVYGSRNPHRHPDPVTADTPPRPVELYGGHKLESESYVRNSPLDWVILRLGGVMSTDLSALPLGLDALFFESALPVDGRIHMVDVRDVATAFAAATTADVAGEILLIAGDETHRMRQGDVGSSLAAARGFPGVLPPGRPGNPDSDDDWFITDWMDTTRAQEALRFQHHSWPDMLEEIGAQAGWQRRPARLIAPLARVFVKRLGAYREEPGIYADPWRVLSARLGDTGLDTTQS from the coding sequence ATGACCGACACCGTCCTGGTCACCGGGGCGTTCGGTCTCGTCGGGTCGGCGACGGTGCGCGCCCTGGCCGCCGCCGGACACCGGGTGGTGGCCACCGATCTGGACAATGAAGCCAATCGCGCCAAGGCTCGGGCACTTCCGCTCGGAGTCGAGGCGCGCTGGGCCGATCTCACCTCGCCGACCGACGTACAGGAGCTGATCGTCGAGGTCGCGCCGGCCGCCATCGTGCACCTGGCCGCGGTGATCGCGCCGGCCATCTACCGTGTCCGAGCGCTCGCCCGCAGGGTCAACGTGGACGCCACCCGGACCCTGGTCGATACCGCTGCGGCCGCACCACGGCCTCCCCGGTTCGTCCACGCCTCCAGCAATGCGGTCTACGGGTCGCGCAACCCACACCGCCACCCCGACCCGGTGACCGCCGACACGCCGCCGCGACCCGTCGAGCTCTACGGTGGACACAAGCTGGAATCCGAGTCCTACGTTCGGAATTCGCCTCTGGACTGGGTGATCCTGCGCCTCGGCGGGGTGATGAGCACCGACCTGTCGGCGTTGCCGTTGGGTCTCGACGCCCTGTTCTTCGAGAGCGCACTGCCGGTGGACGGCCGCATCCACATGGTCGACGTCCGCGATGTGGCAACCGCTTTCGCCGCGGCCACCACCGCCGACGTGGCCGGGGAGATCCTGCTCATCGCCGGCGACGAGACCCACCGGATGCGTCAGGGTGATGTGGGGTCCTCGCTGGCCGCAGCCCGCGGGTTCCCAGGCGTGCTGCCGCCGGGCCGCCCCGGGAACCCCGACAGTGACGACGACTGGTTCATCACCGACTGGATGGACACCACCCGTGCGCAGGAAGCCCTGAGATTCCAGCACCATTCCTGGCCGGACATGCTCGAGGAGATCGGTGCGCAGGCAGGCTGGCAACGCCGGCCGGCCCGGCTGATCGCGCCGCTCGCCCGGGTTTTCGTCAAACGCCTCGGCGCCTACCGCGAGGAGCCGGGAATCTACGCCGATCCGTGGCGGGTGCTCAGTGCCCGTCTCGGTGACACCGGATTGGATACCACGCAATCATGA
- a CDS encoding NAD-dependent epimerase/dehydratase family protein: MTVLVMGASGFLGSHVTRQLVARGEDVRVLLRTSSDTRGIDDLTVQRHYGGLFDDEALRTAMTGCDAVYYCVVDARMWVRDPATLFATNVEGLRHVLDAALDTGVDRFIFTSTAGTLAAPNGRPITEDDPADWDGGGPYIESRRAAEDLVLHYARERGLHSVALCISTTYGPGDWQPTPHGGALAMVAAGKLPFYFGYSQEVVGIEDAARAMLLAGEHGRSGERYIISDRFMSSQEVHRVAAEAGGVRVPRVGIPMPVLHAGARLNDVASGLLRRDLKFAAVGMRIVENMGPLDHSKATRELGWTPEPTEESIRRAVRFYAAKR; this comes from the coding sequence ATGACCGTATTGGTGATGGGAGCCAGCGGGTTCCTCGGCTCACATGTGACCCGGCAGCTGGTGGCCCGCGGCGAGGATGTCCGGGTGCTGCTGCGCACCTCGAGTGACACCCGCGGCATCGACGACCTCACCGTGCAGCGTCACTACGGCGGGTTGTTCGACGACGAGGCGTTACGCACCGCGATGACCGGATGCGATGCCGTCTATTACTGCGTGGTGGACGCCAGGATGTGGGTGCGCGACCCGGCGACGCTCTTCGCCACCAACGTCGAGGGCTTGCGCCACGTCCTCGATGCCGCGCTGGACACCGGCGTCGACCGGTTCATCTTCACCAGCACCGCGGGCACGCTGGCCGCACCCAACGGCCGCCCGATCACCGAGGACGACCCCGCAGACTGGGACGGTGGCGGTCCCTATATCGAATCACGCAGGGCAGCCGAGGATCTGGTGCTGCACTATGCCCGCGAACGTGGCCTGCACAGCGTCGCGCTGTGTATCTCCACCACGTACGGCCCGGGCGACTGGCAGCCCACCCCGCACGGCGGGGCGCTCGCCATGGTCGCCGCGGGAAAGCTCCCGTTCTACTTCGGCTATTCGCAAGAGGTGGTGGGCATCGAGGACGCCGCCCGCGCCATGCTGCTGGCCGGTGAGCACGGCCGCAGCGGCGAGCGCTACATCATCTCGGATCGCTTCATGAGTTCCCAAGAGGTGCACCGCGTCGCGGCCGAGGCGGGCGGGGTCCGGGTGCCTCGGGTCGGTATCCCGATGCCGGTCCTGCACGCCGGTGCCCGGTTGAACGACGTGGCCTCCGGACTGTTGCGCCGAGATCTGAAGTTCGCCGCCGTCGGCATGCGCATCGTGGAGAACATGGGTCCGCTCGACCATTCCAAGGCGACCCGGGAACTCGGCTGGACACCCGAACCGACGGAGGAGTCGATCCGGCGCGCGGTCCGGTTCTACGCCGCGAAACGTTGA
- a CDS encoding CaiB/BaiF CoA transferase family protein, giving the protein MNAPLTGYTVIDLSTGIAGAYCTKMLADGGADVIKVEPPQGDPLRRWSASGADIPAGDSGALFKFLAGGKRSVVTSGAALDRLLAGADALIWTPGSTVADQISPLEMHRRYPHLIVTAITPFGLDGPWQDRPATEFTLQAWSGGTLGIGRGSQDRAPAHVGGQVGDWVTGAYAAAMTQAFRVRGLRDGHGELIDLSALEAQILCLTYYPVTYFEMLGRPWRTERKPTVPGVAQAADGLVALGCGTAQQWHDLCAMAGHDEWIDENTTLTITEQANLHAEELYAWVREQRVDDLRDLASAFRIPNSPVGNGENVTAMDHFVERGAFVEHPGGGFVQPAHPYRISGVTLRPASPAPALGQHTDEVTEQDLAPRPGPAGEPDSDRLPLSGLRVLDMTTFWAGPSCTHVLAMLGAEVIHLESTARPDGTRLIAGIPAGEELWWERSPIFSALNTNKLGLTLDFQTDEGREVLRRLIATCDVVVENFTPRVIDQIGLDFESVRELRDGVIMLRMPGFGLDGPWRDNPAFAYIIEDASGLSWLTGYPDRTPFEPYSVGDPNAGVHALNALLLALEHRRQTGEAVLVEAAMVDAALNIAAEQVIEHSAYGALLQRDGNRGPAAAPQNLYRSADIDEFDRADSWVAIAVATDTQWEALRDALGQPAWAMAEELGTAAGRRAHHDRIDAELAAWCLPRSSDEIVETLWPAGVPVAKVMQPHRQTELPQLRHRRFFEFVGHSVNNAAPHSTLPISVSHGPAHFHHSPAPLLGEHNHVLLAQLGLSDGEIADLEEQGVIGSAPGVGGRARAQRR; this is encoded by the coding sequence CGGGGATCGCGGGTGCCTACTGCACCAAGATGCTGGCCGACGGTGGCGCCGATGTCATCAAGGTGGAGCCGCCCCAGGGCGATCCGCTCCGGCGGTGGTCGGCCTCCGGGGCCGACATCCCCGCCGGGGACAGCGGGGCGCTGTTCAAGTTCCTGGCCGGGGGCAAACGCAGTGTGGTCACCAGCGGTGCCGCGCTGGACCGGCTGCTGGCCGGCGCCGACGCGCTGATCTGGACCCCCGGATCCACGGTGGCCGACCAGATCTCACCGCTGGAGATGCACCGGCGGTATCCGCACCTGATCGTCACGGCGATCACGCCGTTCGGGTTGGACGGCCCGTGGCAGGACCGGCCGGCCACCGAGTTCACCCTGCAGGCCTGGTCCGGCGGAACGCTGGGCATCGGGCGAGGGTCTCAGGACCGGGCTCCGGCGCACGTCGGTGGGCAGGTGGGGGACTGGGTCACCGGTGCCTACGCCGCGGCGATGACCCAGGCCTTCCGGGTCCGCGGCTTGCGGGACGGGCACGGTGAGCTGATCGATCTGTCCGCCCTGGAAGCCCAGATCCTCTGTCTCACCTACTATCCGGTCACCTACTTCGAGATGCTCGGGCGTCCTTGGCGTACCGAGCGCAAACCGACGGTGCCGGGTGTCGCGCAGGCCGCCGACGGGCTCGTCGCACTGGGGTGCGGGACGGCCCAACAGTGGCACGACCTGTGCGCGATGGCCGGGCACGATGAATGGATCGACGAGAACACCACGCTGACCATCACCGAGCAGGCCAACCTGCACGCCGAGGAGCTCTACGCCTGGGTTCGCGAACAGCGGGTCGACGACCTCCGCGACCTCGCCTCGGCGTTCCGGATCCCGAACTCGCCGGTGGGCAACGGTGAGAACGTGACCGCCATGGATCATTTCGTGGAGCGCGGTGCATTCGTGGAACATCCGGGCGGCGGGTTCGTGCAGCCCGCGCATCCCTACCGGATATCCGGTGTCACGCTGCGGCCGGCCTCGCCCGCGCCCGCACTGGGGCAGCACACCGATGAGGTCACCGAGCAGGACCTGGCACCGCGTCCGGGCCCGGCCGGGGAACCGGACAGCGACCGGTTGCCGCTGAGCGGTCTGCGGGTGCTGGACATGACCACGTTCTGGGCGGGTCCGTCCTGCACCCACGTGTTGGCGATGCTCGGCGCCGAGGTGATCCATCTGGAGTCCACCGCCCGCCCCGACGGCACCCGGCTGATCGCGGGCATCCCGGCCGGCGAGGAGCTGTGGTGGGAGCGTTCGCCGATCTTCTCCGCGCTGAACACCAACAAGCTGGGGCTCACGCTCGACTTCCAGACCGATGAGGGCCGCGAGGTGCTACGCCGGCTCATCGCCACCTGCGATGTGGTGGTGGAGAATTTCACCCCCCGGGTGATCGACCAGATCGGGCTGGACTTCGAGTCCGTGCGCGAACTACGCGACGGCGTGATCATGCTGCGGATGCCCGGTTTCGGGCTGGACGGCCCCTGGCGGGACAACCCGGCCTTCGCCTACATCATCGAGGATGCCTCCGGCCTGAGCTGGCTCACCGGCTACCCGGACCGGACACCGTTCGAGCCCTACTCAGTGGGCGATCCGAACGCCGGTGTGCACGCGCTCAATGCGCTGCTGCTGGCCCTGGAACATCGCCGCCAGACCGGCGAGGCGGTGCTGGTGGAGGCGGCGATGGTGGACGCGGCGCTCAACATCGCCGCCGAGCAGGTGATCGAGCATTCCGCCTACGGCGCGCTGCTGCAGCGCGACGGCAACCGGGGACCGGCGGCCGCGCCGCAGAACCTCTACCGCAGCGCCGACATCGACGAATTCGACCGGGCCGACAGCTGGGTGGCCATCGCGGTGGCCACCGACACCCAGTGGGAAGCGCTCCGAGATGCGCTGGGGCAGCCGGCCTGGGCGATGGCCGAGGAGCTGGGCACCGCTGCCGGGCGCCGGGCACACCACGACCGCATCGATGCGGAGCTGGCCGCGTGGTGCCTGCCGCGCAGCAGCGACGAGATCGTCGAAACACTGTGGCCTGCCGGAGTTCCGGTGGCCAAGGTGATGCAGCCACACCGGCAGACCGAGCTGCCCCAGCTGCGACACCGGCGGTTCTTCGAGTTCGTCGGGCATTCGGTGAACAACGCCGCACCGCACAGCACGCTGCCGATCTCGGTGTCGCATGGGCCGGCGCACTTCCACCACAGCCCGGCGCCGCTGCTCGGCGAGCACAACCACGTGCTGCTGGCCCAGCTCGGACTGTCCGATGGGGAGATCGCCGACCTGGAGGAGCAGGGCGTCATCGGTTCCGCGCCGGGGGTCGGCGGCCGGGCGCGGGCTCAGCGACGGTGA